ataataataatggttatgccagggaaaacaaaggcaaaagttttttctcttaaaaacaagCATCCTCATAGGTTTAATTTGTACAGTTTACTTTTGTTAGTTTAATAtagctaaaaaatgaaaaaacaaaacccctttaCCTGTAAACATTTATTCCCTTTGAATTCAGAAAATACTCATTTCTAACCTCAGAAAGGAAAACTGTGCATCTGGGTTAGACATACACTGAACAAACCACTACCTGAAAGAAACTCATCATTTGGTACAATAGAGACTGCCACTTATATtactcaaagaagaaattaattattAGCGTATGTAAGCTCATAATATTTTTCAACATTACAAATAAGGTTCTttcacttatatattttttagatattttatttttaagtaaatgctaCACCAACATGGGGCACAAACTTGTTACAAGAAGTACCCatattaatgtataaatatacatattaatgtaTAAACCAACCCTTTAGCACAgaacaaaaaaaagcagaacGAATAAAACTATTAGCATCAAAATAACTGTATCCAAGAATGGCTAAATGATCAGAGGTCACATAAAAAACTTAGCAATTATTAagctctcattttcttccttaaatattagTTGATTCATTATCCAGCATTACCAAAATTCTTTTAACATTGGTTATGCCTCAGGGCAGTTCATTTCcagacaatttttaaagaaatatacttaaaactataaattagAAACAGCTCTAAACTAAGTCCTTCAAAGGCTGAAACTTGCCTTAGACAGAGGACCACATTGCCTACTAAGTACTTAAAATCTTTTCCTAAGTCCTTAACTTTTCAAATgctaataataaaggaaaagagcaaATATGCTTACTTAAATCCCTGTTGATTCCATGCCTGGCCATACATTCCATATGCAGGTACTTGCCAACCATTAGGCATATACTGGCCAATTTGTTGTGCATTTCCATACCACTGGCCCCACTGGCCATAAGCTTGTGGATATCCAATTTGATTCTgctattaaataaaatcataacaggtaatttaatattatttgaagttATATGTACACATACTGTCCTAATATACCACAAACGTATAGCCATAACATATAAGGCCATGAATGCaattaaaatgaaaggataaacaagAGTCTGTAAGatggatgcttaaaaaaaaaaaaaaagtgaggttaTACTGATGTAACTCTCTACGCGATGCTCTAATGACACACTCTTTATAAGGCAGTAGGTAATGTCtccataataaatattaaactgtACAATGTTTCAGTGTTTTGTAACTAAAATAGAAAGGGAAGATATAAAAGATTACTTATTCCATATAGTTTATATAGTTTAGATTTCCTTATGCCTGTCTGTGCTCCATTTACAGTttcttcacagaattttttttttaagagagaaagcacaagaacGTGCAAGAAAggggatcttaagcaggctccacacccagtacagagctggggcttgatttcatcaccctgagatcatgacctgaaccaaaatcaagagtcagatgcttaactgactgagccactccaggCATCCCTTCAGAGAAATTTTTATGGGTTCACATTTAAACCAGTAAAGCTGCCTGGAAAAACAAAAGTAgcaaaatctagaagaaaatgcCAAggttctaaatatatttatagctTTTGTTTCAAATGAATCAAACACATTTGTGAGTTTCCAAATAGTATGTGAATAAATCTACCAAATGTTAAGAGCCcttatatattatcattttaactaGAAACTATTACCAAGGATtatcaataatttcattttaaaataacctatCACCCCAGCAATTACTGTCCAAAGTCAAGAACCCTCTCACCTGCTGCACAGGATTTATCATGTCAAGAGTTTCTTTACCCCAATAGCATTTCACAACATGACCTTCAATGGTAGTTCCATTAACAGAAACAATTGCATGTGCTGCACTTTCATGGGAATTGAACCTATTGAAAACAATATTAAGAATCACCAATATAAACTGTTTACTTAtgaataaaacttattttaaaaaatcaagctgaGCCTGAGGTAAACAGGCAGTTCACACAAATAAACATGTTAAGATGTCTATTTTCTTTGGTATATTTTTTCAAGAATCTTGTAGTTctggagaaatttattttaatagagaatGTCTTCTTGATCTTGTGGTTATAAGGAGGGCGCCATTAAAAAAACAGCAGCAAATACTGCTAAATGCTAgagaaatctcaatttttttttatccaagataaattttttttttttttaagccaaggtaaatttttaagaaaactactaagttaaatattcaaaatgattttgggggggaaaaagttttgttttgttttttaaactactCATACCGAACAAATGAATATCCTTTATCTGGAAAGACTCGAATTTCCATTATTTGTCCAAATGGCGAAAAAGTCTGACGCATTAGTTGTTCTGttagacaaaatacaaaaacaaaccacaCCAAGTTATATAAAATCCTATAAACATCAAGCATTCAGTTAAAAAATTATCCTCAAGGTGCCATACAGTTAAGGTTTCCATACCTGTCAGCCCAGAAGTGACACCTCCACAGTATACAGTACAGTTGCTTGGACTAGACTGATTTACAACCTCATCATAGGATAGCTGTTTGGTGTTTGCTGAGGAgggaaaagtttaatattttaaattcattaaataaaatgttcagaaacagaaaagcagcATCAATTACACTACTGTAATGGTAATTTTTACCTTGACTAAAATGCTTATGTAACACATAATACATTTGAGGATTAAACACCCCCAacaatatctaaaaaaattacttaatattcTCTATTTAATAGGAGACTTGACATTAGAGataatcatttatttaagattacaaaaatgaaaactaagtaCATTTTGAACAGTAGTCTTGATTTGCTTCTCATCTATTTCTGCAATAAGTCTCCGGGAACAGCTCTAACATTTAAAATCTAGtgtatttttctccaaaattccacatttccttttcttctccaatACACCTACACTCATATGTACTCTTTGGAGCTGGAGGTTTTCGGGTTGCCCAGTTAGTTCTGATTTGTCTTCCACCAAGCCACTGGCCACCCATCTGTTGAATGGCGTTTTCCGCATCCTGTTCCGcacattagaaatgacaaagaaGCCACCATTAATTGATGTTGAAAGACTATTAGCAGTAGAGAAAATTCAGTTGCTTTTCACAAATGTCTACTGAATGAAAATGCTGTATAAAATATACCATATATGATATGTTTCCTAAAATGCAACGGTgcttttaaattatctttcatttGGGTATCAGACTTTGGGAATGTTAATTACCTCAAAGCCCTTATTCTAACTACTATAAAGTTCATGTAATAACTATTATGGGTGCAAAATCTCACTTTACACAATCCAACAAACTAATGACAGTATTTGGTTTTTCATTCACTCTACAAGTAAACCCTAAATAGCTATCATATTCTAGGCAGCAGATTAAGCACTAAGAATTCACCAATTGATGAGACAGACATGGTCTCTGGTGCCAGGGCTGACATTCTTTTGGGGCCACAATAAACATCACAAATTGTGGTAAATGCCATGACAGACACAAAAGGATGACAGAGAACATGGGCTTTGGGATCTAATTTAGCATAATTAGAGAAGGTCTctctgaaatatattatttatgttgaAACTGAGAGGAATAGGGGCTAGCTAAGTGAAAACATTAGGGAAGAAAGCCCTTGTAGAGAAAAGCTTTGCAAAGTGTGTTATGGCAGGAAAGATTTGGTATGTATCTGAAAaaagcatgttcttttttttttttaaagattttatttactgattcattcatgagagagacacacacacacagagagagagagagagagagagagagacagaggcagagacacaggcagagggagaggcaggttccacgcaggaagcctgacatgggactcgatcctgggtctccaggatcacggcctgagtcaaaggcagactctcaaccactgagccacccaggcgtcctatgAAAAAAAAGCATGGTAAAGATAATTAGTTTCAGTGGAATCTAGTGAGCTAAAATGGGTGCCAGAGgaaaaaactaaaagattttAAGTTAGAGATTGTCATgatttgatttatgttttaacAAGGCCATAATTAGCACTAGAAAGGGAATGGTTTAGGGAAAAGGGTAATAAGAGGAAAAAGACACTTTGAGACTAAAGCAACACCCACAGCAGTGGATATCACCTATAGGAAGACTCAAGAATTGTGGTGATGCACAGTAAGTAAAAGGGGAGGAAATCAAAGATAACTCCTATGTTCCTTCTTGAGCAGCAGGGAGGATAGTGTTAGCATTTACTGAAATTGGAaacccaggagggaggaggaaaacaggtttgagaaagaaacaaagaacccCATTAAGGATACATTAAGTTTGAGATGTCTCTAAGACATCTAAATGAAAATCACTTGTTAAATATGGagcacaaagaaataaagtgaattGGAGATACGAATTTCAGAGTTATGAGGAAAGACTAGAGAGAAGAAtcctagaaaaagagcaaaatctgAAAACTGAGTAAAGGAAAAACTACTAGAGAAGTTGACTAAAAAATTGTTTCCaatgataaaggaagaaatccCAGAAGTGTACTGTTACAGAGCCAAAGAAGCAGAAATCTAGTGATAAACTTGAAATGAGTAGTGTGGTAGTATCCTAGCTGTTTGTTCAGAATGAGAACAAAAGCCAGCTTATGGTGGACTGAAAAGTAAATGGGCTGCAATTCTGATTTATGTATGTCAAATGTGGGCTTAGAACctaccatgaaagaaaaaaaaagaacctaccaTGAGAAAACAGGCAAATTCAAAGTTAAGGCCATTCTTGAGACacataaaaaggaaatgcatattctttttttttttttagaggtctcttcttttttttaagattttatttatctattcatgacagagagagagagagagagagagagagagagaggcagagacacaggcagagggagaagcaggttccatgaagagagcccgatgtgggactcgatcccaggtgtccaggatcacaccctgggctgaaggcggcactaaaccgctgggccacccgggctgcccggaaatgcatattcttaaaaagaaacaaacactgtTTACCATACTTATCAGTTTGAATTCCATGACATATTTACTGTTGTGGGATGAATTATGTCCCTTAAATTGAcattaaagtccttttttttttccttaagattttatttctttattcatgagagagacagagacgcaaagacacaggcagagggagaagcaggctccctgtggggggcccgatgcagaactcaatcccgggaccccagggtcacagcctgaactgaaggcagatgctcaactgctgagccacccaggcatcccggacaTAAAGTCCTAACTACCATCTGCCCCCAACTGTGAATGTGATCCAAACTGGAAACAGATGtattagttaagatgagatcatcccaggggcacctggctggcacagtgggttcagcatccaactcttggtttcagctcaggtgatgatttcgtgggttgtaggatcaagccctgcaatgtcaggctccatgcttagcagggagtctccttgaggattctctctgcccctaccccgactcatgcacacactttctcaaaaataagtaaaacttaaaaacaacaacaaaaaaaagatgagatcatcctggattaagGAGAGCCCTAAATCCAGTATGACGACCTTTTAAGAAGACAATGTGGACACAAATAGGgtgaaggccatgtgaagacaaaaGGAGAGACTGGAATGATGTAGCTACAAGCCAAGGATACAAAGGATTGCTGACTACTGTCAGAAACTGTGAAGGGAGAGTTCTTCCACAGAACCTTGGGAGAGAACGTGGCCATGATGacaacttgattttggacttctacctccagaactctgagagaacaaatttctattgttttaagtcattcaGCTTATGGTACTGatatagcagccctaggaaacaaatacaacTACTcacaaaaggggatccctgggcggctcagaagtttagcgtctgccttcagcccagggtgtgatcctggagtcctgggatcgagtcccacatcaggctccctgcatggagcctgcttctctctctgcctgtgtctctgcctctgtgtgtctctcatgaataaataaaatctttaataaaataaaacaaacaaaccaaaaagagtacttcagggacacctgggtggctcagtggttgaggatctgcctttggctcaggttgcggtcccggtgtcctgggattgagtccgatatcaggctctccgcagggagcctgcttctccctctatctatatctctgcctctctctgtgggtctctcatgaataaataaataaaatcttaaaaaaaaaagactactcacaaaagagggaaaatatcttttatggggtgtgtgtatgtatgattgTCAATTGGAGATAAAAAAGTGTGGGCCACAGAAACAAAGCTTTTGAGAAGTCTGTGAATTACGGCAGTAAAATGGGGAGATAGGTAGGAAAGGGATATGGggtcaagtgtgtgtgtgtgtgtgtgtgtgtgtgtgtgtgtgtttttaaagattttatttatttattcatgagagagagagagacagagaaag
The Canis lupus dingo isolate Sandy chromosome 10, ASM325472v2, whole genome shotgun sequence genome window above contains:
- the TIA1 gene encoding cytotoxic granule associated RNA binding protein TIA1 isoform X14; translation: MATGKSKGYGFVSFFNKWDAENAIQQMGGQWLGGRQIRTNWATRKPPAPKSTYESNTKQLSYDEVVNQSSPSNCTVYCGGVTSGLTEQLMRQTFSPFGQIMEIRVFPDKGYSFVRFNSHESAAHAIVSVNGTTIEGHVVKCYWGKETLDMINPVQQQNQIGYPQAYGQWGQWYGNAQQIGQYMPNGWQVPAYGMYGQAWNQQGFNQTQSSAPWMGPNYGVQPPPGQNGSMLPNQPAGYRVAGYETQ
- the TIA1 gene encoding cytotoxic granule associated RNA binding protein TIA1 isoform X13; this encodes MQDHFHVFVGDLSPEITTEDIKAAFAPFGRISDARVVKDMATGKSKGYGFVSFFNKWDAENAIQQMGGQWLGGRQIRTNWATRKPPAPKSTYESNTKQLSYDEVVNQSSPSNCTVYCGGVTSGLTEQLMRQTFSPFGQIMEIRVFPDKGYSFVRFNSHESAAHAIVSVNGTTIEGHVVKCYWGKETLDMINPVQQQNQIGYPQAYGQWGQWYGNAQQIGQYMPNGWQVPAYGMYGQAWNQQGFNQTQSSAPWMGPNYGVQPPPGQNGSMLPNQPAGYRVAGYETQ